The Apium graveolens cultivar Ventura chromosome 11, ASM990537v1, whole genome shotgun sequence genome has a window encoding:
- the LOC141698704 gene encoding uncharacterized protein LOC141698704: protein MNGCLSPSLEHFETSMASSYLNINNFTHPKIPSLTNTPSCIHFLDSRGSSKVSWKTFAKFDKFQGEAPLDNLEEAPLESVQQTVQQVEDEEEDDSCLPSDLEGAVRQSSEAAASFVSAGGMRATVELLIPQLQFLDDEGAQAELWQLSRIFVDTLMNETGSQRVKAIFPDAGAAALLKYQWKDAAFRFASLSDRKPVESEDEIIVMLVPDYQMLEYVQKIASDLSDDSPRPLIMWNPRLVSEEVGIGVNARNVKRYFLNSFTTVYSMRPLQYGAVFRCFPGSWKVFYDDKDRFGRYLLAKELVSRPNSEDLEIIFGDVEEKSEDGPSFMSQAANLFSSMNRFMRFISK, encoded by the exons ATGAATGGCTGCTTGTCACCTAGTCTAGAAcattttgaaacctcaatggCTTCTTCATATCTTAATATCAATAATTTTACACATCCCAAAATACCCTCTCTAACTAACACTCCTTCTTGTATTCATTTTCTTGATTCACGTGGGTCCAGTAAAGTTAGCTGGAAAACATTCGCCAAGTTTGATAAGTTTCAAGGGGAAGCTCCGTTGGATAATCTTGAAGAAGCTCCATTAGAGTCTGTGCAGCAAACAGTTCAACAagttgaagatgaagaagaagatgACAG TTGCTTGCCATCAGATTTAGAAGGTGCAGTCCGCCAGTCAAGCGAAGCAGCTGCAAGTTTTGTGTCCGCTGGAGGAATGAGAGCTACT GTTGAGCTCTTAATTCCCCAGTTGCAGTTTCTTGATGATGAAGGCGCTCAAGCTGAACTATGGCAACTATCAAGGATCTTTGTGGACACCCTTATGAATGAAACAGGAAGTCAG AGAGTGAAAGCTATATTTCCAGATGCGGGTGCTGCAGCTCTGCTAAAATATCAGTGGAAAGATGCTGCTTTCAGATTTGCCAG TTTAAGTGACCGGAAGCCTGTGGAGAGTGAAGATGAAATTATAGTTATGCTTGTTCCTGATTATCAGATGTTGGAATATGTACAAAAAATTGCGTCTGATCTCTCAGATGATTCG CCAAGGCCTCTAATCATGTGGAATCCACGGCTAGTCAGTGAAGAAGTTGGAATCGGAGTCAATGCTAGAAACGTAAAGCGATACTTTCTGAA CTCTTTTACGACTGTTTACTCGATGAGGCCACTGCAATATGGTGCTGTCTTCAGATGCTTTCCAGG ATCCTGGAAAGTGTTTTATGATGATAAGGATCGCTTTGGTCGTTACTTGCTAGCAAAAGAGCTTGTAAGCCGTCCTAACTCAGAGGACTTGGAG ATCATATTTGGAGACGTGGAAGAAAAATCAGAGGATGGACCTTCATTCATGAGTCAAGCAGCAAATCTATTCTCTTCAATGAATAGGTTTATGAGATTTATTTCCAAGTAA
- the LOC141695557 gene encoding uncharacterized protein LOC141695557 — MMKSGYKWVDGNGENIKAFKDPWVRGVNQFRVNNSASTNFDDIRVSDLLAPGERSWDVTKVNSLCSNCDAKAILAMPVPKNQVQDHLAWMDSTDGRYTVKAGYRYWLRYWGEGNQLVRHKGWTKLWNLQMAAWKARSSYHISVSDVQHLLHLFMDCGFAQNCWRIMGFDIEASAIENCNDWVLKCLADYNTEVMANMAKVLWGIWSARNLRVWEQKNMTADTAMQWSNKQVLQWQEAQKTKGKVIVESDSWLSVQAVNNDSVNQLEVGYMIQESRTILRQNSDFSVSFTRKQANRVAHLLARVHCEAFSFQDYLSPPHVVLESLMDDVAAIY, encoded by the exons ATGATGAAATCGGGTTATAAGTGGGTTGATGGGAATGGTGAGAACATTAAAGCTTTTAAAGATCCCTGGGTGAGAGGGGTGAATCAATTTCGAGTTAATAATTCGGCCTCTACTAATTTTGATGATATTCGAGTAAGTGATCTCCTTGCTCCTGGTGAGAGATCGTGGGACGTAACAAAGGTTAACAGTTTGTGCTCAAACTGTGATGCCAAAGCTATTTTGGCGATGCCTGTTCCAAAAAATCAGGTTCAAGATCACTTGGCTTGGATGGATTCGACTGACGGTAGATATACAGTCAAAGCAGGTTATAGATACTGGCTAAGATATTGGGGCGAAGGAAATCAGTTAGTACGACATAAAGGATGGACTAAATTGTGGAACTTACAG ATGGCTGCTTGGAAGGCGAGGAGTTCATACCACATTTCTGTGTCCGATGTACAGCATCTACTACATTTATTTATGGATTGTGGCTTCGCTCAAAACTGCTGGCGAATCATGGGGTTTGATATAGAGGCAAGTGCTATTGAAAATTGTAATGATTGGGTGCTCAAATGTTTGGCTGATTATAATACTGAGGTGATGGCAAATATGGCGAAAGTTTTATGGGGTATTTGGTCAGCAAGAAATCTCAGAGTGTGGGAGCAGAAGAATATGACAGCTGACACAGCTATGCAATGGAGTAATAAACAAGTTCTGCAGTGGCAAGAAGCTCAGAAGACTAAAGGAAAG GTGATAGTAGAGAGTGATTCGTGGCTCTCGGTCCAAGCAGTAAACAACGATTCTGTAAATCAGTTGGAGGTTGGGTATATGATCCAGGAGTCTCGTACTATTCTTAGGCaaaattcagatttttcagtATCTTTTACTAGAAAGCAAGCCAATAGAGTTGCCCATTTACTTGCTAGGGTACATTGTGAGGCTTTTAGCTTTCAAGATTATCTTTCTCCTCCACATGTTGTGTTGGAGAGTCTCATGGATGATGTTGCTGCTATTTATTGA
- the LOC141695558 gene encoding uncharacterized protein LOC141695558, whose amino-acid sequence MKSKIADVWRPAMGITIKEIDQGIFLFQFYHKDDMQWVLRGGPWSFDNAMLVISEVPIGEEPLNVPLWHINMWLQLFDLPSGFMSESVGVQLGNFFGEFIEYDHKNNTSIWREYMCIRVKVDVRKPLKRKKKIRKINGSEVMMN is encoded by the coding sequence ATGAAATCAAAAATAGCAGATGTCTGGAGGCCAGCCATGGGAATAACCATTAAAGAAATTGATCAAGGTATCTTCTTGTTTCAGTTCTACCACAAGGACGATATGCAATGGGTTTTACGAGGTGGTCCGTGGTCATTTGACAACGCCATGTTGGTCATTAGTGAAGTTCCAATTGGAGAGGAGCCGTTGAATGTCCCTCTATGGCACATTAATATGTGGTTACAGCTTTTTGATCTACCATCTGGTTTTATGTCAGAGTCTGTAGGAGTTCAATTGGGGAACTTTTTTGGTGAGTTTATTGAATATGATCATAAGAATAATACTAGTATCTGGCGTGAATATATGTGTATTAGAGTAAAGGTGGATGTGCGGAAGCCTCTGAAGCGTAAAAAGAAGATAAGGAAGATAAATGGATCTGAGGTTATGATGAATTGA